In Lotus japonicus ecotype B-129 chromosome 5, LjGifu_v1.2, one genomic interval encodes:
- the LOC130718221 gene encoding uncharacterized protein LOC130718221, with protein MDFGCSEVSVWQEALSAYPSRIQSLTLHKNKPDLVSLDEFYRNELPSLLHQRNPNPFITTLELSKLMQWKLTRGKSRPRLLNFVSSLDDAVVKSASEKAFQCLPDVSKAVTELSALKGVGPATASAVLAAFTPELAPFMSDEAMEAALGNSKYYTLKQYLIFVNKLQTKAKELSSEGASFTPSDVERALWSCAVGKSSASQSNQDPKTNPSKSSKRKRKN; from the exons ATGGATTTTGGATGCTCAGAGGTGAGTGTTTGGCAGGAAGCACTCTCTGCATATCCATCGCGAATCCAATCTCTTACTCTCCACAAAAACAAACCTGATTTGGTATCTCTCGATGAATTCTACCGCAACGAACTCCCTTCCCTTCTTCACCAACGAAACCCTAACCCTTTCATCACCACTCTCGAACTCTCCAAACTCATGCAATGGAAGCTCACACGCGGAAAATCGAG GCCGCGTTTGTTGAATTTTGTTTCCTCTCTAGATGATGCTGTTGTGAAATCTGCTTCTGAGAAGGCTTTTCAGTGTCTTCCAGATGTGTCGAAAGCGGTTACTGAGCTGAGCGCTTTGAAAGGCGTTGGTCCGGCCACTGCTTCTGCTGTCTTGGCTGCTTTCACGCCGGAGTTAGCCCCGTTCATGTCCGACGAG GCTATGGAAGCAGCTCTTGGAAACTCAAAATATTATACGCTGAAGCAATATCTAATTTTCGTCAATAAACTGCAGACAAAAGCGAAG GAACTAAGTTCTGAAGGGGCCTCCTTTACCCCATCTGATGTAGAAAGGGCTCTGTGGAGTTGTGCGGTAGGGAAGTCATCAGCATCTCAATCGAATCAAGACCCTAAGACCAATCCAAGCAAGAGCTCTaaaaggaagagaaaaaatTGA
- the LOC130718977 gene encoding AT-hook motif nuclear-localized protein 28-like — MGPRGRPRGSKNKPKSPIIDNTLNSIVIEIPPDNDVIQFLIDFACSHQVNLIVTSGSGIVSGIHIRHPDPLYGSTLIYPGLYRMISLSGTYMNFHFPHSFSIANNLPCVKNFTIRVFGSQGVVYNGIVAGKVMAASNVVVNALISKNFEYHKARSIDGNILIEEDEEHSSSFSDQHSSDSNIIVVNTNNA, encoded by the coding sequence ATGGGGCCAAGGGGAAGGCCCCGTGGCTCTAAGAACAAGCCCAAATCACCAATCATTGACAACACCCTCAATTCCATCGTAATTGAAATCCCTCCTGACAATGATGTCATTCAATTTCTCATCGACTTTGCTTGCTCCCATCAAGTTAACCTCATTGTTACAAGTGGTTCTGGTATTGTGTCAGGTATTCATATTCGCCATCCTGATCCTCTCTATGGCTCTACTTTGATCTACCCCGGACTCTACAGAATGATTTCTCTGAGTGGAACCTACATGAATTTTCACTTCCCTCACTCTTTTTCCATTGCTAATAACCTTCCTTGTGTGAAAAACTTCACGATTCGCGTATTTGGGAGTCAGGGTGTCGTTTATAATGGGATTGTTGCAGGGAAGGTCATGGCTGCGAGTAATGTAGTGGTCAACGCCTTAATATCCAAGAACTTTGAATATCACAAGGCTCGTTCCATCGATGGAAACATACTGATTGAGGAAGACGAAGAGCATTCCTCTTCTTTCAGTGATCAGCATTCAAGTGATTCCAATATCATAGTGGTCAACACCAACAATGCGTAG